A region of Oncorhynchus kisutch isolate 150728-3 linkage group LG29, Okis_V2, whole genome shotgun sequence DNA encodes the following proteins:
- the LOC109880098 gene encoding scavenger receptor class B member 1-like isoform X4 codes for MNKSKLAIGLFVAGTLTAVFGLVILFVGPIIIDDQIVKNLVIDPENEVSYTMWKDIPVPFFMSVYFFNILNPTEFLAGERPMVEQRGPYVYRKRLQKQNITFHPNHTVSYLEYRSYFFEPSMSVGNESDVVTIPNMLVLGAAVMMDNMPHAVRLLLSATFKSFKEGPFLSKSVGELMWGYDSKLVDFLNKWFPGMLPSTGKFGLFSEFNNSNTGMFTVHTGKDDIRLIHKVNSWNGLTKLIYWKTPQCNMINGTAGQMWPPFMTKESTLPFYSPDACRSLELVYQREGIMKGIPLYRFVAPKTMLANGSDYAPNEGFCPCRQSGLLNVSSCRSNAPVFISQPHFYNADPVLLDYVQGLQPTEDEHGLFIDIHPETGVPLNVSIRLQLNLYMKEVSGITETGKISEVVMPMIWFEENGYMDGAIVKTFHTNLVLLPMVMVYMQYCFLVLGLATVLGAVLLHYSGKL; via the exons AACTTAGTAATAGACCCTGAGAATGAGGTGTCCTACACCATGTGGAAGGACATTCCTGTCCCGTTCTTCATGTCTGTCTACTTCTTCAACATCCTCAACCCCACCGAATTCCTGGCGGGAGAGAGACCCATGGTGGAGCAGAGAGGACCCTACGTATACAG GAAGCGTCTTCAGAAGCAGAACATCACGTTCCATCCCAACCATACAGTGTCGTATCTTGAATACAGGAGCTACTTCTTTGAGCCCAGCATGTCAGTGGGCAACGAGTCGGATGTGGTCACCATCCCTAACATGCTGGTGTTG GGTGCGGCGGTGATGATGGACAACATGCCACACGCAGTGCGTCTGTTGCTCAGTGCCACCTTTAAGAGCTTTAAGGAGGGACCCTTCCTGAGCAAGTCTGTAGGGGAGCTGATGTGGGGCTACGACAGCAAGCTGGTGGACTTCCTCAATAAGTGGTTCCCTGGGATGCTACCCTCCACTGGCAAGTTTGGCCTCTTCTCTGAG TTCAACAACTCCAACACTGGTATGTTCACCGTCCACACTGGGAAGGATGACATCCGGCTGATTCACAAAGTGAACTCATGGAATGGCTTGACCAAG TTGATATATTGGAAGACTCCCCAGTGTAACATGATCAACGGTACAGCAGGACAAATGTGGCCGCCCTTCATGACCAAAGAGTCCACACTGCCGTTCTACAGTCCTGACGCCTGCAG GTCTTTGGAGCTGGTGTATCAGCGTGAGGGGATAATGAAAGGGATTCCCCTCTATCGCTTTGTGGCTCCTAAGACGATGTTGGCTAATGGCTCAGACTACGCTCCCAATGAGGGCTTCTGTCCCTGCAGACAATCTGGCCTCCTCAACGTCAGCAGCTGTCGATCCA ACGCCCCAGTGTTCATTTCCCAACCCCACTTCTACAATGCTGACCCTGTGCTGCTGGACTACGTACAGGGACTTCAGCCTACTGAGGACGAACACGGACTTTTCATAGACATCCACCCT gAGACTGGTGTGCCTCTGAATGTATCTATCCGTCTGCAGCTCAACCTGTACATGAAGGAGGTGTCGGGTATCAC GGAAACAGGGAAGATCTCAGAGGTTGTGATGCCCATGATCTGGTTTGAGGAG AATGGCTATATGGACGGTGCCATCGTGAAAACGTTCCACACCAACCTGGTGCTATTGCCAATGGTGATGGTGTACATGCAGTACTGTTTCCTAGTCCTGGGCCTGGCCACTGTTCTGGGAGCTGTACTCCTACACTACAGTGGGAAG ctataa
- the LOC109880098 gene encoding scavenger receptor class B member 1-like isoform X2, which produces MNKSKLAIGLFVAGTLTAVFGLVILFVGPIIIDDQIVKNLVIDPENEVSYTMWKDIPVPFFMSVYFFNILNPTEFLAGERPMVEQRGPYVYRKRLQKQNITFHPNHTVSYLEYRSYFFEPSMSVGNESDVVTIPNMLVLGAAVMMDNMPHAVRLLLSATFKSFKEGPFLSKSVGELMWGYDSKLVDFLNKWFPGMLPSTGKFGLFSEFNNSNTGMFTVHTGKDDIRLIHKVNSWNGLTKLIYWKTPQCNMINGTAGQMWPPFMTKESTLPFYSPDACRSLELVYQREGIMKGIPLYRFVAPKTMLANGSDYAPNEGFCPCRQSGLLNVSSCRSNAPVFISQPHFYNADPVLLDYVQGLQPTEDEHGLFIDIHPETGVPLNVSIRLQLNLYMKEVSGITETGKISEVVMPMIWFEENGYMDGAIVKTFHTNLVLLPMVMVYMQYCFLVLGLATVLGAVLLHYSGKIIKCERTVIPDASVSTSSSEQTPLIQDHVD; this is translated from the exons AACTTAGTAATAGACCCTGAGAATGAGGTGTCCTACACCATGTGGAAGGACATTCCTGTCCCGTTCTTCATGTCTGTCTACTTCTTCAACATCCTCAACCCCACCGAATTCCTGGCGGGAGAGAGACCCATGGTGGAGCAGAGAGGACCCTACGTATACAG GAAGCGTCTTCAGAAGCAGAACATCACGTTCCATCCCAACCATACAGTGTCGTATCTTGAATACAGGAGCTACTTCTTTGAGCCCAGCATGTCAGTGGGCAACGAGTCGGATGTGGTCACCATCCCTAACATGCTGGTGTTG GGTGCGGCGGTGATGATGGACAACATGCCACACGCAGTGCGTCTGTTGCTCAGTGCCACCTTTAAGAGCTTTAAGGAGGGACCCTTCCTGAGCAAGTCTGTAGGGGAGCTGATGTGGGGCTACGACAGCAAGCTGGTGGACTTCCTCAATAAGTGGTTCCCTGGGATGCTACCCTCCACTGGCAAGTTTGGCCTCTTCTCTGAG TTCAACAACTCCAACACTGGTATGTTCACCGTCCACACTGGGAAGGATGACATCCGGCTGATTCACAAAGTGAACTCATGGAATGGCTTGACCAAG TTGATATATTGGAAGACTCCCCAGTGTAACATGATCAACGGTACAGCAGGACAAATGTGGCCGCCCTTCATGACCAAAGAGTCCACACTGCCGTTCTACAGTCCTGACGCCTGCAG GTCTTTGGAGCTGGTGTATCAGCGTGAGGGGATAATGAAAGGGATTCCCCTCTATCGCTTTGTGGCTCCTAAGACGATGTTGGCTAATGGCTCAGACTACGCTCCCAATGAGGGCTTCTGTCCCTGCAGACAATCTGGCCTCCTCAACGTCAGCAGCTGTCGATCCA ACGCCCCAGTGTTCATTTCCCAACCCCACTTCTACAATGCTGACCCTGTGCTGCTGGACTACGTACAGGGACTTCAGCCTACTGAGGACGAACACGGACTTTTCATAGACATCCACCCT gAGACTGGTGTGCCTCTGAATGTATCTATCCGTCTGCAGCTCAACCTGTACATGAAGGAGGTGTCGGGTATCAC GGAAACAGGGAAGATCTCAGAGGTTGTGATGCCCATGATCTGGTTTGAGGAG AATGGCTATATGGACGGTGCCATCGTGAAAACGTTCCACACCAACCTGGTGCTATTGCCAATGGTGATGGTGTACATGCAGTACTGTTTCCTAGTCCTGGGCCTGGCCACTGTTCTGGGAGCTGTACTCCTACACTACAGTGGGAAG ATCATAAAATGTGAGAGGACTGTCATACCGGACGCCAGCGTGAGCACTTCATCCAGCGAGCAAACCCCTCTAATACAGGACCATGTGGACTAA
- the LOC109880098 gene encoding scavenger receptor class B member 1-like isoform X1, whose amino-acid sequence MNKSKLAIGLFVAGTLTAVFGLVILFVGPIIIDDQIVKNLVIDPENEVSYTMWKDIPVPFFMSVYFFNILNPTEFLAGERPMVEQRGPYVYRKRLQKQNITFHPNHTVSYLEYRSYFFEPSMSVGNESDVVTIPNMLVLGAAVMMDNMPHAVRLLLSATFKSFKEGPFLSKSVGELMWGYDSKLVDFLNKWFPGMLPSTGKFGLFSEFNNSNTGMFTVHTGKDDIRLIHKVNSWNGLTKLIYWKTPQCNMINGTAGQMWPPFMTKESTLPFYSPDACRSLELVYQREGIMKGIPLYRFVAPKTMLANGSDYAPNEGFCPCRQSGLLNVSSCRSNAPVFISQPHFYNADPVLLDYVQGLQPTEDEHGLFIDIHPETGVPLNVSIRLQLNLYMKEVSGITETGKISEVVMPMIWFEENGYMDGAIVKTFHTNLVLLPMVMVYMQYCFLVLGLATVLGAVLLHYSGKVLLKKDPSTVIENHGATVKDPVNGTDGHIYHEWHRS is encoded by the exons AACTTAGTAATAGACCCTGAGAATGAGGTGTCCTACACCATGTGGAAGGACATTCCTGTCCCGTTCTTCATGTCTGTCTACTTCTTCAACATCCTCAACCCCACCGAATTCCTGGCGGGAGAGAGACCCATGGTGGAGCAGAGAGGACCCTACGTATACAG GAAGCGTCTTCAGAAGCAGAACATCACGTTCCATCCCAACCATACAGTGTCGTATCTTGAATACAGGAGCTACTTCTTTGAGCCCAGCATGTCAGTGGGCAACGAGTCGGATGTGGTCACCATCCCTAACATGCTGGTGTTG GGTGCGGCGGTGATGATGGACAACATGCCACACGCAGTGCGTCTGTTGCTCAGTGCCACCTTTAAGAGCTTTAAGGAGGGACCCTTCCTGAGCAAGTCTGTAGGGGAGCTGATGTGGGGCTACGACAGCAAGCTGGTGGACTTCCTCAATAAGTGGTTCCCTGGGATGCTACCCTCCACTGGCAAGTTTGGCCTCTTCTCTGAG TTCAACAACTCCAACACTGGTATGTTCACCGTCCACACTGGGAAGGATGACATCCGGCTGATTCACAAAGTGAACTCATGGAATGGCTTGACCAAG TTGATATATTGGAAGACTCCCCAGTGTAACATGATCAACGGTACAGCAGGACAAATGTGGCCGCCCTTCATGACCAAAGAGTCCACACTGCCGTTCTACAGTCCTGACGCCTGCAG GTCTTTGGAGCTGGTGTATCAGCGTGAGGGGATAATGAAAGGGATTCCCCTCTATCGCTTTGTGGCTCCTAAGACGATGTTGGCTAATGGCTCAGACTACGCTCCCAATGAGGGCTTCTGTCCCTGCAGACAATCTGGCCTCCTCAACGTCAGCAGCTGTCGATCCA ACGCCCCAGTGTTCATTTCCCAACCCCACTTCTACAATGCTGACCCTGTGCTGCTGGACTACGTACAGGGACTTCAGCCTACTGAGGACGAACACGGACTTTTCATAGACATCCACCCT gAGACTGGTGTGCCTCTGAATGTATCTATCCGTCTGCAGCTCAACCTGTACATGAAGGAGGTGTCGGGTATCAC GGAAACAGGGAAGATCTCAGAGGTTGTGATGCCCATGATCTGGTTTGAGGAG AATGGCTATATGGACGGTGCCATCGTGAAAACGTTCCACACCAACCTGGTGCTATTGCCAATGGTGATGGTGTACATGCAGTACTGTTTCCTAGTCCTGGGCCTGGCCACTGTTCTGGGAGCTGTACTCCTACACTACAGTGGGAAG GTGTTGTTGAAAAAAGATCCGTCTACAGTGATAGAGAACCACGGG GCAACGGTTAAAGACCCAGTAAACGGCACCGATGGACACATTTATCATGAATGGCACAG ATCATAA
- the LOC109880098 gene encoding scavenger receptor class B member 1-like isoform X3 has product MNKSKLAIGLFVAGTLTAVFGLVILFVGPIIIDDQIVKNLVIDPENEVSYTMWKDIPVPFFMSVYFFNILNPTEFLAGERPMVEQRGPYVYRKRLQKQNITFHPNHTVSYLEYRSYFFEPSMSVGNESDVVTIPNMLVLGAAVMMDNMPHAVRLLLSATFKSFKEGPFLSKSVGELMWGYDSKLVDFLNKWFPGMLPSTGKFGLFSEFNNSNTGMFTVHTGKDDIRLIHKVNSWNGLTKLIYWKTPQCNMINGTAGQMWPPFMTKESTLPFYSPDACRSLELVYQREGIMKGIPLYRFVAPKTMLANGSDYAPNEGFCPCRQSGLLNVSSCRSNAPVFISQPHFYNADPVLLDYVQGLQPTEDEHGLFIDIHPETGVPLNVSIRLQLNLYMKEVSGITETGKISEVVMPMIWFEENGYMDGAIVKTFHTNLVLLPMVMVYMQYCFLVLGLATVLGAVLLHYSGKATVKDPVNGTDGHIYHEWHRS; this is encoded by the exons AACTTAGTAATAGACCCTGAGAATGAGGTGTCCTACACCATGTGGAAGGACATTCCTGTCCCGTTCTTCATGTCTGTCTACTTCTTCAACATCCTCAACCCCACCGAATTCCTGGCGGGAGAGAGACCCATGGTGGAGCAGAGAGGACCCTACGTATACAG GAAGCGTCTTCAGAAGCAGAACATCACGTTCCATCCCAACCATACAGTGTCGTATCTTGAATACAGGAGCTACTTCTTTGAGCCCAGCATGTCAGTGGGCAACGAGTCGGATGTGGTCACCATCCCTAACATGCTGGTGTTG GGTGCGGCGGTGATGATGGACAACATGCCACACGCAGTGCGTCTGTTGCTCAGTGCCACCTTTAAGAGCTTTAAGGAGGGACCCTTCCTGAGCAAGTCTGTAGGGGAGCTGATGTGGGGCTACGACAGCAAGCTGGTGGACTTCCTCAATAAGTGGTTCCCTGGGATGCTACCCTCCACTGGCAAGTTTGGCCTCTTCTCTGAG TTCAACAACTCCAACACTGGTATGTTCACCGTCCACACTGGGAAGGATGACATCCGGCTGATTCACAAAGTGAACTCATGGAATGGCTTGACCAAG TTGATATATTGGAAGACTCCCCAGTGTAACATGATCAACGGTACAGCAGGACAAATGTGGCCGCCCTTCATGACCAAAGAGTCCACACTGCCGTTCTACAGTCCTGACGCCTGCAG GTCTTTGGAGCTGGTGTATCAGCGTGAGGGGATAATGAAAGGGATTCCCCTCTATCGCTTTGTGGCTCCTAAGACGATGTTGGCTAATGGCTCAGACTACGCTCCCAATGAGGGCTTCTGTCCCTGCAGACAATCTGGCCTCCTCAACGTCAGCAGCTGTCGATCCA ACGCCCCAGTGTTCATTTCCCAACCCCACTTCTACAATGCTGACCCTGTGCTGCTGGACTACGTACAGGGACTTCAGCCTACTGAGGACGAACACGGACTTTTCATAGACATCCACCCT gAGACTGGTGTGCCTCTGAATGTATCTATCCGTCTGCAGCTCAACCTGTACATGAAGGAGGTGTCGGGTATCAC GGAAACAGGGAAGATCTCAGAGGTTGTGATGCCCATGATCTGGTTTGAGGAG AATGGCTATATGGACGGTGCCATCGTGAAAACGTTCCACACCAACCTGGTGCTATTGCCAATGGTGATGGTGTACATGCAGTACTGTTTCCTAGTCCTGGGCCTGGCCACTGTTCTGGGAGCTGTACTCCTACACTACAGTGGGAAG GCAACGGTTAAAGACCCAGTAAACGGCACCGATGGACACATTTATCATGAATGGCACAG ATCATAA